The following are encoded together in the Mastacembelus armatus chromosome 6, fMasArm1.2, whole genome shotgun sequence genome:
- the clpxb gene encoding ATP-dependent Clp protease ATP-binding subunit clpX-like, mitochondrial isoform X1 translates to MSCPCTSAARLLLNTANRGFSCSRIQWFSLSRQGSRQTHLPPLVQVRSFSETAVCYASKDGTTKDNGSDGGKKSLSEGKRHSGSGGSSKGGNQLRCPKCGDPCTHVETFVSSTRFVKCEKCHHFFVVLSETDSKKGLNKEPESAAEAVKLAFAQKPPPPPKKIYAYLDKYVVGQSYAKKVLAVAVYNHYKRIYNNIPAGSRQQVEVEKQPSLTPRELEMRRREDEYRFTKLLQIAGISPHGNALGASMQQQASQQAPQERRGGEVLDSPNTDIKLEKSNIILLGPTGSGKTLLAQTLARCLDVPFAICDCTTLTQAGYVGEDIESVIAKLLQDANYSVEKAQQGIVFLDEVDKIGSVPGIHQLRDVGGEGVQQGLLKLLEGTIVNVPEKNSRKLRGETVQVDTTNILFVASGAFNGLDRIISRRKNEKYLGFGTPSNLGKGRRAAAAADLANSSGETDTVAEIEEKDRLLKHVEARDLIEFGMIPEFVGRLPVVVPLHSLDEDTLVRILTEPRNAVVPQYQALFSMDKCELTVTQDALRAIARMALERKTGARGLRSIMEKLLLEPMFEVPHSDIMAVELDKDVVQGKSQPRYIRTPAKESTEEEYDSGIEEENWPRQADAANN, encoded by the exons ATGTCCTGTCCATGCACTTCGGCTGCCAGGTTGTTATTGAACACTGCCaacagag GATTTTCCTGCTCCCGGATTCAGTGGTTTTCTCTGAGTCGTCAGGGATCTCGGCAAACTCATTTACCTCCCTTGGTACAGGTGAGGTCGTTTTCAGAGACTGCGGTCTGCTATGCCTCTAAAGATGGGACAACAAAAGATAATGGAAGTGATGGTGGAAAG AAAAGCCTCAGTGAGGGTAAAAGACACTCTGGCTCTGGAGGATCAAGTAAGGGAGGAAACCAGCTCCGCTGTCCTAAATGTGGAGATCCTTGCACACATGTAGAGACCTTTGTAT CATCAACACGATTTGTCAAATGTGAGAAATGCCATCACTTTTTCGTGGTTCTCTCTGAAACGGACTCTAAGAAGGGGCTAAACAAGGAGCCAGAATCTGCTGCAGAGGCAGTAAAACTGGCATTTGCACAGAAGCCACCTCCTCCCCCCAAGAAG atatATGCTTATCTTGACAAGTATGTTGTTGGCCAGTCCTATGCAAAAAAGGTGTTAGCAGTTGCTGTTTATAATCACTACAAGCGCATCTACAACAACATCCCTGCTGGGAGTCGAcagcaggtggaggtggaaaagCAGCCCTCTCTCACACCTCGTG AGCTAGAGATGAGAAGACGAGAGGATGAATACAGATTCACAA agctgctgcagattGCAGGGATCAGTCCTCATGGAAATGCTCTGGGAGCATCCATGCAGCAACAGGCAAGCCAGCAGGCACCTCAGGAGAGGAGGGGTGGTGAGGTCCTGGACTCCCCAAACACTGACATTAAACTGGAGAAGAGCAACATCATACTCCTAGGTCCAACTGGCTCAG gaaaaacattgCTGGCACAGACACTGGCACGTTGCCTGGATGTTCCCTTTGCAATTTGTGATTGCACCACATTAACTCAAGCTGGATATGTGGGAGAAGACATCGAGTCGGTCATTGCCAAACTGCTGCAAGATGCCAACTATTCAGTGGAGAAAGCACAGCAAG GTATTGTGTTTCTGGACGAGGTCGATAAGATTGGCAGTGTGCCTGGAATCCATCAGCTGAGAGATGTGGGTGGAGAGGGAGTCCAGCAG GGCTTGCTCAAACTCTTGGAAGGCACAATTGTCAATGTCCCTGAGAAAAACTCCAGGAAACTGAGAGGAGAAACGGTGCAGGTGGACACAACAAACATCTTGTTTGTTGCATCTGGTGCTTTCAATGGACTTGACAGAATCATTAGCagaagaaagaatgaaaag TATTTGGGTTTTGGAACTCCCTCCAACCTGGGGAAAGGGCGCCGTGCAGCGGCCGCAGCAGACTTGGCCAACAGCAGCGGTGAGACGGACACAGTGGCAGAGATCGAGGAGAAGGACAGGCTGCTGAAGCACGTCGAGGCCAGAGACCTCATTGAGTTTGGAATGATCCCAGAGTTTGTTGGCCGTCTTCCTGTGGTCGTTCCTCTGCACAGCCTGGACGAAGACACTCTAGTCAGAATTTTGACTGAACCGCGCAACGCTGTGGTGCCCCAGTACCAGGCTCTGTTCAGTATGGACAAA tgtgaacTCACTGTGACTCAAGATGCCCTGAGGGCCATAGCCCGGATGGCTCTGGAGAGAAAAACTGGAGCTCGTGGGCTCAGATCCATCATG GAAAAGCTCCTTCTGGAGCCCATGTTTGAGGTGCCACACTCTGACATCATGGCTGTTGAGCTGGACAAAGATGTTGTTCAAGGAAAATCACAACCCAGATATATCAG AACTCCAGCCAAGGAGTCGACAGAAGAGGAATACGACTCAGGCATTGAAGAGGAGAATTGGCCTCGGCAGGCGGACGCCGCTAACAACTGA
- the LOC113132743 gene encoding ubiquitin-associated protein 1-like, producing the protein MMCVRHCHLLQTPFSALERCGTDKIPDNGFFVGATMNALEDVPFHTPVGALMENMKMVTAPDMSTPDCPRILRETEYGFSLEKWILSGEQPVSQAPSCPPYWLMFSSPQESRRACCRNGDVLAPCLRPRSHSLNSADAQWLHHRTVKFLIPDTEDEDGYYEDNEGSSTEDAPQRIKNRERPRNTVPKDMHLAPSTRHTKPASPQSRRGYRDTLLSRQDCRQPLQALEQHRSQQVSLVLQGQKNSQKNSKKRQRSLGFVGRKYSQNTPPALPSPSGLQQQRPSSAGPVVKNRRQKALRTGGSHGVFFDTAAELLSALSQEERELLETITEKGYSLHTAILALQKTGYRSPEKILKYLVASDRLCELGYDEAQVEEALEMFQNCETKAAEFLRLLTQFNEMGFQQNAIKEVLLVHENHRERALEELMTHMA; encoded by the exons ATGATGTGTGTGCGTCATTGTCATTTACTCCAAACACCCTTCAGTGCTCTGGAGCGCTGTGGAACAGATAAAATACCCGACAACG GTTTCTTTGTTGGTGCAACAATGAATGCTCTGGAAGATGTCCCGTTTCACACCCCGGTGGGTGCACTGATGGAGAATATGAAAATGGTGACAGCTCCAGATATGTCCACACCAGACTGCCCCCGGATCCTACGAGAAACCGAG tatGGGTTCAGTCTAGAGAAATGGATTTTAAGTGGagagcagccagtcagtcaggcCCCTTCCTGCCCCCCTTACTGGCTGATGTTCAGCAGCCCTCAGGAGAGTCGCAGGGCCTGTTGCAGGAACGGTGACGTGTTGGCCCCGTGCCTTCGGCCCCGCAGTCACAGCCTGAACTCTGCAGACGCCCAGTGGCTGCACCATCGCACTGTCAAGTTCCTCATACCTGACACTGAGGATGAAGACGGTTACTACGAGGATAATGAAGGCTCCTCTACTGAAGATGCTCCTCAGCGCATCAAAAACCGAGAGCGACCTCGGAACACTGTGCCTAAAGACATGCACCTTGCTCCTTCCACTCGCCACACGAAACCTGCCTCACCTCAAAGTCGAAGAGGCTACAGAGACACTTTATTGTCACGCCAAGACTGCAGGCAACCTCTGCAAGCACTGGAGCAGCACAGGTCACAACAGGTCAGCCTGGTCCTCCAGGGCCAGAAGAACAGCCAGAAGAACAGCAAGAAGAGACAGCGTTCTCTAGGGTTTGTTGGCAGAAAGTACTCCCAAAACACACCACCTGCTTTACCCTCTCCATctgggctgcagcagcaacGGCCCTCCTCTGCAGGACCTGTCGTCAAAAATCGCAGGcagaag GCCCTGAGGACTGGTGGCTCTCATGGCGTTTTCTTtgacacagcagcagagctgcTATCAGCACTCAGCCAGGAGGAAAGGGAGCTACTAGAAACCATCACAGAGAAGGGCTACTCTTTACACACAGCTATTCTGGCTCTGCAGAAGACAGGCTACCGCAGCCCAGAGAAG ATCTTAAAATACCTGGTTGCCAGTGACCGTCTGTGTGAGCTGGGTTATGATGAAGCACAGGTGGAGGAAGCTTTGGAGATGTTTCAAAACTGTGAGACCAAG gctGCTGAATTCCTGCGCCTCCTGACTCAATTTAATGAGATGGGCTTCCAGCAAAATGCCATCAAAGAAGTGCTGCTTGTTCATGAAAACCACCGCGAGAGGGCTCTTGAAGAACTCATGACGCACATGGCTTGA
- the clpxb gene encoding ATP-dependent Clp protease ATP-binding subunit clpX-like, mitochondrial isoform X2, translating to MSCPCTSAARLLLNTANRGFSCSRIQWFSLSRQGSRQTHLPPLVQVRSFSETAVCYASKDGTTKDNGSDGGKKSLSEGKRHSGSGGSSKGGNQLRCPKCGDPCTHVETFVSSTRFVKCEKCHHFFVVLSETDSKKGLNKEPESAAEAVKLAFAQKPPPPPKKIYAYLDKYVVGQSYAKKVLAVAVYNHYKRIYNNIPAGSRQQVEVEKQPSLTPRELLQIAGISPHGNALGASMQQQASQQAPQERRGGEVLDSPNTDIKLEKSNIILLGPTGSGKTLLAQTLARCLDVPFAICDCTTLTQAGYVGEDIESVIAKLLQDANYSVEKAQQGIVFLDEVDKIGSVPGIHQLRDVGGEGVQQGLLKLLEGTIVNVPEKNSRKLRGETVQVDTTNILFVASGAFNGLDRIISRRKNEKYLGFGTPSNLGKGRRAAAAADLANSSGETDTVAEIEEKDRLLKHVEARDLIEFGMIPEFVGRLPVVVPLHSLDEDTLVRILTEPRNAVVPQYQALFSMDKCELTVTQDALRAIARMALERKTGARGLRSIMEKLLLEPMFEVPHSDIMAVELDKDVVQGKSQPRYIRTPAKESTEEEYDSGIEEENWPRQADAANN from the exons ATGTCCTGTCCATGCACTTCGGCTGCCAGGTTGTTATTGAACACTGCCaacagag GATTTTCCTGCTCCCGGATTCAGTGGTTTTCTCTGAGTCGTCAGGGATCTCGGCAAACTCATTTACCTCCCTTGGTACAGGTGAGGTCGTTTTCAGAGACTGCGGTCTGCTATGCCTCTAAAGATGGGACAACAAAAGATAATGGAAGTGATGGTGGAAAG AAAAGCCTCAGTGAGGGTAAAAGACACTCTGGCTCTGGAGGATCAAGTAAGGGAGGAAACCAGCTCCGCTGTCCTAAATGTGGAGATCCTTGCACACATGTAGAGACCTTTGTAT CATCAACACGATTTGTCAAATGTGAGAAATGCCATCACTTTTTCGTGGTTCTCTCTGAAACGGACTCTAAGAAGGGGCTAAACAAGGAGCCAGAATCTGCTGCAGAGGCAGTAAAACTGGCATTTGCACAGAAGCCACCTCCTCCCCCCAAGAAG atatATGCTTATCTTGACAAGTATGTTGTTGGCCAGTCCTATGCAAAAAAGGTGTTAGCAGTTGCTGTTTATAATCACTACAAGCGCATCTACAACAACATCCCTGCTGGGAGTCGAcagcaggtggaggtggaaaagCAGCCCTCTCTCACACCTCGTG agctgctgcagattGCAGGGATCAGTCCTCATGGAAATGCTCTGGGAGCATCCATGCAGCAACAGGCAAGCCAGCAGGCACCTCAGGAGAGGAGGGGTGGTGAGGTCCTGGACTCCCCAAACACTGACATTAAACTGGAGAAGAGCAACATCATACTCCTAGGTCCAACTGGCTCAG gaaaaacattgCTGGCACAGACACTGGCACGTTGCCTGGATGTTCCCTTTGCAATTTGTGATTGCACCACATTAACTCAAGCTGGATATGTGGGAGAAGACATCGAGTCGGTCATTGCCAAACTGCTGCAAGATGCCAACTATTCAGTGGAGAAAGCACAGCAAG GTATTGTGTTTCTGGACGAGGTCGATAAGATTGGCAGTGTGCCTGGAATCCATCAGCTGAGAGATGTGGGTGGAGAGGGAGTCCAGCAG GGCTTGCTCAAACTCTTGGAAGGCACAATTGTCAATGTCCCTGAGAAAAACTCCAGGAAACTGAGAGGAGAAACGGTGCAGGTGGACACAACAAACATCTTGTTTGTTGCATCTGGTGCTTTCAATGGACTTGACAGAATCATTAGCagaagaaagaatgaaaag TATTTGGGTTTTGGAACTCCCTCCAACCTGGGGAAAGGGCGCCGTGCAGCGGCCGCAGCAGACTTGGCCAACAGCAGCGGTGAGACGGACACAGTGGCAGAGATCGAGGAGAAGGACAGGCTGCTGAAGCACGTCGAGGCCAGAGACCTCATTGAGTTTGGAATGATCCCAGAGTTTGTTGGCCGTCTTCCTGTGGTCGTTCCTCTGCACAGCCTGGACGAAGACACTCTAGTCAGAATTTTGACTGAACCGCGCAACGCTGTGGTGCCCCAGTACCAGGCTCTGTTCAGTATGGACAAA tgtgaacTCACTGTGACTCAAGATGCCCTGAGGGCCATAGCCCGGATGGCTCTGGAGAGAAAAACTGGAGCTCGTGGGCTCAGATCCATCATG GAAAAGCTCCTTCTGGAGCCCATGTTTGAGGTGCCACACTCTGACATCATGGCTGTTGAGCTGGACAAAGATGTTGTTCAAGGAAAATCACAACCCAGATATATCAG AACTCCAGCCAAGGAGTCGACAGAAGAGGAATACGACTCAGGCATTGAAGAGGAGAATTGGCCTCGGCAGGCGGACGCCGCTAACAACTGA